The Armatimonadota bacterium genome includes a window with the following:
- the murJ gene encoding murein biosynthesis integral membrane protein MurJ: MPLGQKALYHIRDRRAVQFPGRPRVPIACGHVARSLAGAGGQGRGVASQPLAEQGTPTRRIARAAAVMAVAALASRVLGVAREVVVAALFGAGEAKGAYVIAYYVPFFVQRLLLGGTLSIVFIPTITRYLTRGDTEETQRVTDNLLTLVILVGLGMVLIGQVAAPFVIPLAAPGFVASPGLVDLTVSLARIVFVAMLFLALSVFMTGYLQSHQSFAVPAFAPLVFNLGIIGGTLLLGPRVGIHGLAIAWVVGTALQFFVQLPAAARLGFRYRPRLELHHPALREVARLALPAMLGLAVVEINAYVGRFFASFLPGTQAVNAVAVLDYAYEVVQAPIGFFAISIATAIFPLLSRHAGSGDLSALRRTASLGLRAAIFTTAPVLAVVLAMPDLIVRILFERYEFTPQATAAVAWAVAAYGLGLVPTACYYIVTRVFYALHDMVTPVRVGAAMIPLNAVLVWSLMQVAGHVGVALASSITVTVNVTILFWLLRRRVGSLEGRRVGASAGRALLAGAAMAAVAWAVSRVSAGLVDPAHLVGQGVQLVLSLGCAGLVYLAASALLRAEELRVVVDLFRRRAPVPGAP; encoded by the coding sequence GTGCCGCTGGGCCAGAAGGCATTGTACCATATTCGGGACCGCCGCGCCGTGCAGTTTCCGGGCCGTCCACGGGTTCCCATCGCGTGTGGGCACGTGGCCCGGTCGCTCGCTGGCGCGGGCGGCCAGGGGCGTGGTGTGGCGTCGCAGCCGCTGGCAGAGCAAGGGACCCCCACCCGGCGGATCGCACGGGCCGCGGCGGTTATGGCCGTGGCGGCGCTGGCCAGCCGTGTGCTGGGCGTGGCGCGCGAAGTGGTGGTGGCTGCTCTGTTCGGCGCCGGCGAGGCGAAGGGAGCCTACGTCATCGCCTACTACGTTCCGTTCTTCGTGCAGCGCCTCCTCCTGGGCGGCACACTGAGCATCGTCTTCATTCCCACGATCACGCGCTATCTGACGCGAGGAGACACCGAGGAGACCCAGCGGGTGACCGACAACCTCCTGACCCTCGTGATCCTCGTGGGGCTGGGGATGGTCTTGATCGGCCAGGTCGCGGCACCGTTTGTCATCCCGCTTGCCGCCCCGGGATTCGTCGCCTCTCCGGGGCTGGTGGATCTGACGGTCTCGCTGGCACGGATCGTCTTTGTGGCGATGCTGTTTTTGGCCCTGTCGGTGTTCATGACAGGGTACTTGCAGTCCCACCAGTCGTTTGCGGTGCCGGCCTTCGCTCCTTTGGTGTTCAACCTCGGGATCATCGGCGGCACACTGCTCCTCGGACCGCGGGTGGGGATCCACGGCCTGGCGATCGCATGGGTGGTCGGGACGGCACTGCAGTTCTTCGTCCAGCTGCCAGCGGCCGCACGCCTGGGCTTTCGCTACCGGCCGCGGCTGGAGTTGCACCACCCGGCGCTGCGGGAGGTTGCCCGGCTCGCTCTGCCGGCGATGCTCGGCCTGGCGGTCGTGGAGATCAATGCGTACGTCGGACGATTCTTCGCTTCGTTTCTGCCCGGGACCCAGGCGGTCAACGCGGTGGCGGTCTTGGACTACGCGTACGAGGTCGTGCAGGCGCCGATCGGTTTCTTCGCGATCTCCATCGCCACGGCCATCTTCCCCCTGCTGTCCCGCCACGCGGGGAGCGGCGACCTGTCGGCGCTGCGGCGGACGGCGTCGCTGGGGTTGCGCGCGGCGATCTTCACGACCGCGCCGGTGCTGGCGGTGGTGCTGGCGATGCCCGATCTGATCGTGCGCATCCTGTTTGAACGGTACGAGTTCACACCGCAGGCCACCGCGGCGGTGGCCTGGGCGGTGGCCGCCTACGGGCTGGGGCTCGTCCCCACCGCGTGCTACTACATCGTCACGCGCGTCTTCTACGCACTGCACGACATGGTCACTCCGGTCCGCGTCGGCGCCGCGATGATCCCGCTTAACGCCGTCCTGGTGTGGTCGTTGATGCAGGTTGCGGGCCACGTCGGCGTTGCCCTGGCCAGTTCCATTACGGTGACGGTGAACGTGACGATCCTGTTCTGGTTGTTGCGGCGGCGGGTGGGGTCGCTGGAGGGAAGGCGCGTCGGAGCGAGCGCCGGGCGGGCGCTTCTGGCCGGGGCGGCGATGGCGGCGGTGGCCTGGGCTGTGAGCCGGGTCAGCGCGGGACTCGTCGACCCCGCCCACCTGGTCGGCCAGGGCGTCCAGCTGGTGCTCTCCCTGGGCTGCGCGGGCCTGGTGTACCTGGCGGCCAGCGCGCTGCTGCGAGCGGAGGAGCTGAGGGTGGTGGTGGACCTGTTCCGGCGGCGCGCCCCGGTCCCAGGGGCACCGTGA
- a CDS encoding heat-inducible transcriptional repressor HrcA — MQAQHTLDARKQRILWAVIHEHILSAEPVGSEALYERYRLEVSPATIRNELHALTEMDYVRQPHTSAGRVPTDRAYRLYVDVMLGRQRIEAPAPDRTRVRGEPQAAGVPSGQRLTAAERERIRRRLQRAEEVERAAQEAARTLASVSEYPALASTPPADRRRFRHLHLVPVAPDRALVVVLTDAGPIEGAVLQLPAGTAPEELDELSRILSAWLVGRTLPEITEITAARLEQLVAHASHRRALVRELGATLVRHVGEHAGRVFVEGMSYILKQPEFQDVRRAQPVLSVLDRQDTLRSVLRPEGGDVDVRIGRENPVGEMHDCSIVCATYWVRGQPVGVLGVVGPTRMPYGRMIGMVRYLARTLSDRLSREE, encoded by the coding sequence ATGCAAGCGCAGCACACCCTGGACGCGCGCAAGCAGCGGATCCTGTGGGCGGTGATCCACGAGCACATCCTGTCTGCGGAACCAGTGGGCTCCGAAGCGCTGTACGAACGCTACCGGCTGGAGGTCAGCCCGGCCACGATCCGCAACGAACTGCACGCCCTAACGGAGATGGATTACGTGCGCCAGCCCCACACCTCCGCCGGCCGCGTGCCGACGGATCGCGCATATCGCCTGTACGTCGATGTGATGCTGGGCCGTCAAAGGATCGAGGCTCCAGCGCCGGACCGCACACGGGTCCGAGGCGAGCCGCAAGCGGCCGGAGTGCCGAGCGGGCAGCGGCTGACGGCGGCGGAACGCGAACGGATTCGGCGACGGCTGCAGCGGGCGGAGGAGGTGGAGCGGGCGGCGCAGGAAGCGGCTCGTACTCTTGCGTCGGTGAGCGAGTATCCGGCGCTGGCCAGCACCCCGCCGGCGGACCGTCGAAGGTTTCGCCACCTCCACTTGGTCCCGGTTGCGCCGGACAGGGCGCTGGTCGTTGTGCTGACGGACGCAGGCCCCATCGAAGGGGCGGTCCTGCAGTTGCCTGCGGGTACGGCGCCGGAGGAACTCGACGAACTGTCACGGATCCTCAGCGCCTGGCTTGTCGGACGCACCCTCCCGGAGATCACGGAGATCACGGCCGCGCGGCTGGAGCAACTCGTCGCCCACGCGTCGCACCGCCGGGCCCTTGTGCGCGAGCTCGGCGCGACGCTGGTGCGCCACGTGGGCGAGCATGCGGGGCGGGTCTTCGTCGAGGGCATGTCCTACATACTCAAGCAACCCGAGTTCCAGGACGTACGGCGCGCACAACCGGTTCTGTCGGTGTTGGACCGCCAAGACACGCTGCGCTCCGTCCTGCGGCCGGAGGGTGGGGATGTCGACGTGAGGATCGGGCGCGAAAACCCCGTGGGCGAGATGCACGACTGCAGCATCGTGTGTGCGACGTACTGGGTCCGCGGACAGCCCGTCGGCGTGCTCGGCGTCGTGGGACCGACGCGGATGCCGTACGGTAGAATGATCGGCATGGTGAGGTACCTTGCGCGTACGCTCAGCGACAGACTGAGCCGCGAGGAGTGA
- the prmA gene encoding 50S ribosomal protein L11 methyltransferase — protein sequence MRWLEVSVVTGEEAAEAVGAILLDLGRGYVEEHADGDVRLTAYVPSGAVGRASAVRGRVRALRAFGLDPSPARVTVRTIPATDWAEAWKKHFRPFRVGRFLVCPPWQRAQPAPGEVPLVLDPGMAFGTGLHGSTRLCLQALAECVRGGETVFDVGTGSGILAIAAARLGAGRVVAIDNDPLACRIAAANARANGVAERVTVRAGDLLRGVRVRADLILMNIVAPAIVRAAPQVVRRLRAGGRFVASGIVASSLTPVLSAVSRAGLSVDRELAEGEWRCVVCSAQSPDRLATTVR from the coding sequence ATGCGCTGGCTGGAAGTTTCGGTGGTCACGGGCGAAGAGGCGGCCGAGGCGGTCGGCGCGATCCTCCTGGACCTGGGCAGAGGGTACGTCGAGGAGCATGCCGACGGGGACGTCCGGCTCACCGCTTACGTTCCATCGGGTGCGGTCGGCCGCGCGTCCGCGGTCCGGGGCCGCGTGCGTGCACTGCGCGCGTTCGGGCTCGACCCGTCCCCGGCACGCGTGACGGTACGGACGATTCCCGCCACCGACTGGGCGGAGGCGTGGAAGAAACACTTCCGGCCGTTCCGGGTCGGCCGCTTCCTCGTCTGCCCGCCGTGGCAACGGGCGCAACCGGCCCCCGGAGAGGTGCCGCTGGTCCTGGATCCCGGGATGGCGTTTGGGACCGGGCTCCACGGTTCGACTCGCCTATGCCTGCAGGCCCTGGCGGAGTGTGTGCGCGGGGGCGAGACGGTCTTCGACGTCGGGACGGGCTCGGGGATCCTCGCGATCGCCGCGGCACGGCTCGGGGCCGGCAGGGTAGTGGCGATCGACAACGATCCGCTGGCCTGCCGCATCGCCGCGGCCAACGCCCGCGCTAATGGCGTGGCCGAGCGAGTGACGGTCAGGGCAGGGGATCTGTTGCGCGGGGTCCGCGTCCGCGCCGACCTCATCTTGATGAACATCGTCGCGCCGGCTATCGTGCGGGCCGCCCCGCAGGTCGTACGGCGGCTGAGAGCGGGCGGCCGCTTCGTCGCTTCGGGCATCGTCGCATCGTCGTTGACACCGGTCCTCAGCGCAGTCTCGCGTGCCGGCCTGTCCGTGGACCGCGAACTGGCAGAGGGCGAGTGGCGGTGCGTGGTGTGCTCGGCCCAAAGCCCCGACCGTCTTGCGACGACCGTCCGCTGA
- the rpsT gene encoding 30S ribosomal protein S20 has translation MAKRIRSGLKRLRQNARRALRNRAVRSKVKTLTKRARTSGEAAAVAAAVKALDKAAAKGILHKNAAARRKSRLMKAVAAGEG, from the coding sequence GTGGCCAAACGCATCCGTTCGGGGCTCAAGAGGTTGCGTCAGAACGCCCGACGTGCCCTGCGCAACCGCGCTGTCCGCTCAAAGGTGAAGACGCTGACCAAGCGGGCGCGGACGTCCGGTGAGGCGGCTGCGGTCGCAGCCGCGGTCAAGGCGCTGGACAAGGCCGCGGCCAAGGGGATCCTGCACAAGAACGCCGCGGCGAGACGCAAGTCGAGGTTGATGAAGGCGGTGGCCGCGGGCGAAGGCTAG
- the carA gene encoding glutamine-hydrolyzing carbamoyl-phosphate synthase small subunit — MNMQMADAPSGPPTPEEVWRRGWLVLEDGTAFCGRVVGAEGEAAGEVVFTTSMTGYPEVLTDPSYAGQIVVMAFPMIGTYGLDPAWAESRRPFLRGFVVRWASPYTSHWQGSVALGDYLRRWNVVGLSGIDTRKLVRHLRGGGLKRGVMMTGDADPALLAARAAAAPDVGDVDLVAEVTPPGCFVVPGGGPRIAVVDCGLKMGIVRELHARGCEVIVVPATATASEIAALSPEGLVISNGPGDPARLRSIAAEVRSLWGRLPIFGVCLGNQILALAAGARTFKLPFGHRGSNHPVIETEGRRVRITTQNHGYAVDEASLAGTGLSVTHRNLHDGTVEGLRHVALPLFAVQFHPEASPGPRDSRDLFDAFLQMVHSVRAPEPA, encoded by the coding sequence ATGAACATGCAAATGGCAGATGCGCCGTCCGGTCCTCCGACTCCGGAGGAGGTTTGGCGGCGGGGGTGGCTGGTGCTGGAGGACGGGACGGCCTTTTGCGGCCGGGTGGTCGGGGCGGAAGGCGAGGCCGCAGGCGAGGTGGTGTTCACGACCAGCATGACCGGATACCCCGAAGTCCTTACAGACCCCTCGTACGCCGGGCAGATCGTGGTGATGGCGTTTCCCATGATCGGCACGTACGGGTTGGACCCGGCCTGGGCGGAGTCCCGACGACCCTTCCTGCGGGGGTTCGTGGTGCGGTGGGCGAGCCCGTACACGTCGCACTGGCAGGGTTCCGTGGCGCTGGGCGACTACCTGCGGCGCTGGAACGTGGTGGGGCTGAGCGGGATCGATACGCGCAAGTTGGTGCGCCACCTGCGCGGCGGGGGGCTCAAGCGCGGGGTGATGATGACCGGTGACGCCGACCCCGCGCTGCTCGCAGCCCGCGCGGCAGCCGCCCCGGACGTGGGGGACGTCGACCTGGTCGCAGAGGTGACGCCGCCGGGGTGCTTCGTGGTGCCCGGTGGTGGACCGCGCATCGCGGTGGTGGACTGCGGGCTGAAGATGGGCATCGTCCGGGAACTCCACGCCCGTGGGTGTGAGGTCATCGTGGTCCCCGCCACCGCTACCGCATCGGAGATCGCAGCGCTGTCGCCGGAGGGGCTGGTGATCAGCAACGGGCCCGGCGATCCCGCGCGGTTGCGATCGATCGCGGCCGAGGTCCGATCGCTGTGGGGCCGCCTGCCCATCTTTGGAGTGTGTCTGGGCAACCAGATTTTGGCGCTGGCCGCGGGGGCGCGGACGTTCAAGCTGCCGTTCGGCCACCGCGGTTCGAACCACCCGGTTATCGAAACCGAAGGCCGCCGCGTGCGGATCACGACGCAGAACCACGGGTATGCCGTCGACGAGGCGTCGCTGGCCGGGACGGGTCTAAGCGTCACGCACCGGAACCTGCACGATGGGACCGTCGAGGGGTTGCGCCACGTGGCACTCCCTCTGTTCGCCGTCCAGTTCCACCCCGAGGCCAGCCCTGGGCCGCGCGACTCGCGCGACCTGTTCGACGCGTTCTTGCAGATGGTCCACTCGGTTCGCGCGCCGGAGCCTGCCTGA
- the dnaJ gene encoding molecular chaperone DnaJ has protein sequence MARDYYQVLNVPRNASAEEIKQAYRRLAREYHPDVRREDPQAEERFKEINEAFQVLSDPERRAQYDRFGTVTAAGTRDFDFGFGSPFEDLFDAFFGGVRTGAAREPGPERGSDLRYDLEISLEEAAHGAERHIDVARLETCPHCFGTGAEAGGGVEVCPTCRGSGQTRTWQRTLLGHFTHVSTCRQCGGRGRVVRNPCRRCRGTGRAEVERTLTVRIPAGVEDGMRLRLAGEGEAGLRGGGRGDLYVVIHIAPHPLFERRGQHLYAEIPITMVQAALGGTVEVPTLDGPERVTIPQGTQPGDVAVLRGKGMPDLQGRRGDLYVRWKVEIPRQLSREERRALLQFARVRGEHIQPGRRRIVDKVKDLLQ, from the coding sequence ATGGCGCGCGACTACTACCAGGTCCTCAACGTTCCCCGAAACGCTTCTGCTGAGGAGATCAAGCAGGCGTACCGGCGCCTCGCCCGTGAGTATCACCCCGACGTGCGCCGCGAGGACCCTCAGGCCGAAGAACGGTTCAAGGAGATCAACGAGGCCTTCCAGGTCCTCAGCGATCCGGAGCGGCGGGCGCAGTACGACCGCTTCGGGACCGTCACCGCAGCCGGCACGCGCGACTTCGACTTCGGGTTCGGCAGCCCGTTCGAGGACCTGTTCGATGCATTTTTCGGCGGGGTGCGCACAGGGGCTGCCCGCGAGCCGGGCCCCGAGCGCGGTTCGGATCTGCGCTACGACCTGGAGATCAGCCTGGAGGAAGCCGCGCACGGTGCGGAGCGACACATCGATGTCGCGCGCCTGGAAACCTGCCCCCACTGCTTCGGCACCGGCGCGGAGGCCGGGGGCGGGGTGGAGGTCTGCCCGACCTGCCGCGGCAGCGGCCAGACCCGGACGTGGCAGCGCACGCTGCTTGGGCACTTCACCCACGTGTCGACGTGCCGGCAGTGCGGAGGCCGCGGACGCGTCGTGCGGAATCCTTGTCGGCGCTGCCGCGGAACCGGCCGCGCCGAGGTCGAGCGCACGCTGACCGTGCGAATTCCGGCGGGGGTCGAAGACGGCATGCGGCTGCGCCTGGCGGGCGAAGGGGAGGCCGGCCTGCGCGGAGGCGGGCGGGGCGACCTCTACGTCGTGATCCACATCGCGCCGCATCCGCTCTTCGAGCGGCGGGGGCAGCACCTGTATGCGGAGATCCCAATCACCATGGTGCAGGCAGCCCTGGGCGGCACGGTGGAGGTCCCGACGCTCGACGGGCCGGAGAGGGTGACGATTCCCCAGGGGACCCAACCCGGAGACGTGGCGGTGCTGCGCGGGAAGGGGATGCCGGACCTGCAGGGTCGGCGCGGAGATCTGTACGTTCGATGGAAGGTCGAGATCCCGCGGCAACTGAGCCGCGAGGAGCGCCGCGCCCTCCTGCAGTTTGCCAGGGTCCGCGGCGAGCACATCCAGCCCGGGCGCCGGAGGATCGTGGACAAGGTGAAGGACCTGCTGCAGTGA
- the carB gene encoding carbamoyl-phosphate synthase large subunit, with product MPRRPDLRKVVVIGSGPIVIGQAAEFDYSGTQACRALTEEGIEVVLVNSNPATIMTDAETADRVYLEPLTPEFLTRVLEQERPQGIVATLGGQTALNLAAELDRRGVLDRLGVEVLGTPLEAIRDGEDRDRFRAAMVRIGQPVPESAIASTPKQAVEFARALEGAVVIRPAFTLGGTGGGLARSLEEVAALAARGIAASPIAQVLVERSLEGWKEIEYEVVRDGGDTCITICNMENIDPMGVHTGDSIVVAPSLTLSDRDHQMLRSAGIAIVRALGIEGACNVQFALDPGSERYYVIEVNPRLSRSSALASKATGYPIARVAAKIAIGYRLHEIQNPITRGVACFEPALDYVVVKIPRWPFDKFADADRRLGTQMKSTGEAMGIGRTFTEALLKAARSVESRNRGLWHPDLAACSEADLWARVEMPSDDRLWAVAELLRRGADARRIAASSGIDPFFVWEIERIVATERRLLHDHSESALREAKTVGLSDVEIARLWGCEEDAVQKRRRAAGIRPTYKLVDTCAGEFPAATPYYYSTYEEEDEATPDPRPCAVVLGSGPIRIGQGIEFDYSTVHAVRSLREAGLRAVIVNNNPETVSTDFDISDRLYFEPLTPEDVLNVVEHERPVGVLVQFGGQTALNLAGPLARAGVPVLGTPVESLDTSEDRLKFDTLLECLGILRPPGGAVRSVEQADVLAERIGLPVLVRPSYVLGGRGMRIVHNYTDLRAIVREALAIDPRHPVLIDAYLEGTELEVDAVADGENLLLPPVMQHVERAGVHSGDSMMIFPAPRLSPEIADRISQILQTLNRALSVRGFLNAQFVVWGYRVYLLEVNLRASRTVPFVSKVLGVPLVQIATRVMLGSTLADLGFPGVYHLPPPRQVAVKAPVFSSEKLGGAEVALGPEMRSTGEAIGVDRTLAAALYKAFLAAGMALPTAGDVLLSVPPRGHREAVRLARRLLGLGVDLRATPGTAAALQRAGIPCRPVSHADAVGAIRAGEISAVVNVPSAGYDPSRLGFRIRRAAAERRIVCLTSLETAWALADVLEAIQQQAFAEPRAMAGPAPLA from the coding sequence ATGCCGCGGCGTCCGGACCTGCGCAAGGTGGTGGTCATCGGGTCGGGGCCGATCGTCATCGGCCAGGCCGCCGAGTTCGACTACTCGGGCACGCAGGCGTGCCGCGCGCTGACCGAAGAAGGCATCGAGGTCGTCCTGGTCAACAGCAATCCCGCGACGATCATGACCGACGCGGAGACGGCCGACCGGGTCTACCTCGAGCCGCTCACCCCGGAGTTCCTCACGCGCGTGCTGGAACAGGAAAGACCGCAGGGGATCGTGGCGACGCTGGGCGGGCAGACGGCCCTGAATCTGGCCGCCGAGCTGGATCGGCGGGGCGTGCTCGACCGTCTGGGGGTGGAGGTCCTGGGCACCCCCCTGGAGGCGATCCGCGACGGCGAGGACCGCGACCGGTTCCGGGCGGCGATGGTCCGCATCGGGCAACCGGTGCCCGAGAGCGCGATCGCCTCGACGCCAAAGCAGGCCGTGGAGTTCGCGCGAGCGCTGGAAGGCGCGGTGGTGATCCGGCCGGCATTCACGCTGGGCGGCACCGGAGGAGGGCTCGCCCGCTCGCTCGAGGAGGTCGCCGCGCTGGCTGCGCGCGGCATCGCCGCCAGCCCCATCGCTCAGGTCCTCGTGGAGCGATCGCTGGAGGGGTGGAAGGAGATCGAGTACGAGGTGGTGCGCGACGGCGGGGACACGTGCATCACGATCTGCAACATGGAGAACATCGATCCGATGGGCGTGCACACCGGAGACAGCATCGTGGTGGCGCCCAGCCTGACTTTGAGCGACCGCGATCATCAGATGCTGCGCAGCGCGGGGATCGCGATCGTGAGGGCGCTGGGGATCGAGGGCGCGTGCAACGTCCAGTTCGCGCTCGACCCCGGCAGCGAGCGTTACTACGTGATCGAGGTGAACCCGCGCCTGTCCCGCAGCAGCGCGCTGGCGAGCAAGGCCACCGGCTATCCGATCGCGCGCGTGGCGGCCAAGATCGCGATCGGATACCGGCTGCACGAGATCCAAAACCCCATCACGCGTGGGGTGGCCTGCTTCGAACCCGCACTCGACTACGTCGTCGTCAAGATCCCGCGGTGGCCGTTCGACAAGTTCGCCGACGCCGACCGCCGGTTGGGCACCCAGATGAAATCCACCGGGGAGGCCATGGGCATCGGCCGCACGTTCACCGAGGCGTTGCTCAAGGCGGCGCGCTCTGTGGAGTCGCGCAACCGAGGGCTGTGGCATCCGGACCTGGCGGCGTGTTCGGAGGCTGACCTGTGGGCGCGGGTCGAAATGCCCAGCGACGACCGTCTGTGGGCGGTGGCGGAGCTGCTGCGGCGGGGCGCGGACGCTCGCCGGATCGCCGCATCCAGCGGGATCGATCCTTTCTTCGTGTGGGAGATCGAGCGGATCGTGGCCACCGAGCGCCGGCTGCTGCACGATCACTCCGAGTCGGCGCTGCGAGAGGCCAAGACGGTGGGGCTGTCCGACGTCGAGATCGCACGGTTGTGGGGATGCGAGGAGGATGCGGTCCAGAAGCGGCGCCGCGCCGCCGGCATCCGTCCCACCTACAAACTGGTGGACACCTGCGCCGGAGAGTTCCCCGCCGCCACTCCCTACTACTACAGCACGTACGAAGAGGAAGACGAGGCAACCCCGGACCCCCGCCCGTGCGCCGTCGTGCTGGGATCGGGCCCCATCCGCATCGGCCAGGGGATCGAGTTCGACTACAGCACCGTCCACGCGGTGCGGTCGCTGCGCGAGGCGGGGCTGCGGGCCGTCATCGTGAACAACAACCCGGAAACCGTAAGCACCGACTTCGACATCTCCGACCGGCTGTACTTCGAGCCGCTGACCCCGGAGGACGTCCTGAACGTCGTCGAGCACGAGCGGCCGGTCGGCGTCCTGGTGCAGTTCGGAGGGCAGACGGCGCTGAACCTGGCCGGGCCCCTGGCGCGGGCCGGCGTCCCGGTGCTCGGCACTCCCGTGGAGAGCCTGGACACCTCCGAGGACCGCCTTAAGTTCGACACTCTGCTGGAATGCCTGGGGATCCTGCGTCCGCCGGGCGGTGCGGTGCGGTCGGTCGAACAGGCAGACGTGCTCGCCGAGCGCATCGGGCTTCCGGTGCTTGTCCGGCCCTCCTACGTACTGGGAGGCCGGGGGATGCGGATCGTCCACAATTACACCGATTTGCGCGCCATCGTGCGCGAGGCGCTGGCGATCGACCCGCGGCATCCGGTGCTCATCGATGCCTACCTGGAGGGGACCGAACTCGAGGTGGACGCGGTCGCCGACGGCGAGAACCTGTTGCTGCCGCCCGTCATGCAGCACGTGGAGCGCGCCGGCGTCCACTCCGGCGACAGCATGATGATCTTCCCGGCGCCGCGGCTGAGCCCGGAGATCGCCGATCGCATCTCCCAGATCCTCCAGACGCTGAACCGCGCACTGTCCGTGCGGGGTTTTCTCAACGCCCAGTTCGTGGTCTGGGGGTACCGCGTCTACCTGCTGGAGGTCAACCTGCGCGCCAGCCGCACCGTCCCATTCGTCAGCAAGGTGCTGGGCGTCCCGCTGGTGCAGATCGCCACGCGCGTGATGCTCGGGTCGACGCTGGCGGACTTGGGCTTTCCTGGCGTGTACCACCTGCCGCCGCCGCGTCAGGTGGCGGTCAAGGCGCCGGTGTTCTCGTCCGAGAAGCTTGGCGGGGCGGAGGTCGCGCTGGGCCCGGAGATGCGGTCCACCGGGGAGGCGATCGGCGTGGACCGCACGCTTGCGGCCGCGCTGTACAAGGCGTTCCTGGCCGCGGGCATGGCGCTGCCGACCGCGGGGGACGTGCTGCTGTCGGTTCCGCCCCGAGGTCACCGCGAGGCCGTGCGGCTCGCGCGGCGGCTGCTCGGTCTGGGGGTCGACCTGCGGGCGACGCCGGGGACCGCCGCGGCGCTGCAGCGCGCGGGCATCCCGTGCCGGCCGGTGTCCCACGCCGATGCGGTGGGAGCCATCCGCGCCGGCGAGATCAGCGCGGTGGTCAACGTCCCCTCCGCCGGGTACGACCCTTCCCGACTGGGTTTCCGGATCCGGCGGGCAGCCGCCGAGCGGCGCATTGTCTGCCTGACCTCGCTTGAGACCGCGTGGGCGCTCGCCGACGTCCTCGAGGCCATCCAGCAGCAGGCGTTCGCCGAACCCAGGGCCATGGCGGGCCCCGCGCCCCTCGCATAG
- a CDS encoding 16S rRNA (uracil(1498)-N(3))-methyltransferase, whose product MSMHRLLVIRHPIAADLLRVEGGEAHHAVHVLRLRGGDRFVAFDGRGAEWEAEVVAVAGDEIVARVVSERPAVTLPYRLTLYQGLPKADKMDHIVRMGTEVGVSVFVPVLAGRSVKRGARLDRWRRIASEACKQSRRAQIPEVCEPVDFAAALERFRRHAVRLALWEGGGVPILRALAQADRAWDIGVFVGPEGGFEEREVDALREVATLCGLGPLVLRTETAAVAAGAIVLGWCGAGAAGGEGLHRPG is encoded by the coding sequence ATGTCCATGCACCGTCTGCTGGTGATCCGGCACCCGATCGCTGCGGATCTGTTGCGCGTGGAGGGAGGAGAGGCGCACCACGCCGTCCACGTCCTGCGGCTGCGCGGAGGGGACCGTTTCGTGGCCTTCGACGGCCGAGGGGCGGAGTGGGAGGCCGAGGTGGTGGCGGTCGCCGGGGACGAGATCGTGGCGCGCGTGGTCTCCGAGCGCCCGGCGGTGACCCTCCCGTATCGGCTGACGCTGTACCAGGGTCTGCCCAAGGCGGACAAGATGGACCACATCGTCCGCATGGGCACCGAAGTGGGGGTGTCGGTGTTCGTACCGGTGCTCGCGGGCCGCAGCGTGAAGCGAGGAGCGCGCCTGGACCGCTGGCGGCGTATCGCGTCGGAGGCTTGCAAGCAGTCGCGGCGCGCGCAGATCCCCGAAGTCTGCGAGCCCGTGGACTTCGCCGCGGCGCTGGAGCGGTTCCGTCGGCACGCGGTGCGCCTGGCCCTATGGGAGGGCGGAGGCGTCCCGATCCTGCGGGCGCTGGCGCAGGCAGATCGCGCTTGGGACATCGGGGTGTTCGTCGGCCCCGAAGGCGGGTTCGAGGAGCGCGAAGTCGATGCCCTGCGGGAGGTGGCCACGCTGTGCGGTCTCGGGCCGCTCGTCCTGCGCACGGAGACCGCCGCGGTCGCGGCGGGGGCGATCGTGCTCGGATGGTGCGGCGCGGGCGCAGCGGGTGGGGAGGGTTTGCATCGGCCGGGCTGA